The following proteins are encoded in a genomic region of Takifugu rubripes chromosome 9, fTakRub1.2, whole genome shotgun sequence:
- the parp16 gene encoding protein mono-ADP-ribosyltransferase PARP16 isoform X1, whose translation MQPPLPPEAVRELVCSCLHRDPVAADLRCSLFVAAAQSYKRDSLLRPFPPRYLRADIKDFEELLADVKSLPGVRELVRLRAREGEHHLALAHWILFSKSFAVKTLQKDELANLFKLAENEETSAPVPDFLFELEYSDQMNARFEKTRAGRDVFHAFHGSRLENFHSIIHNGLHCHLNKNSVFGEGTYLTSDLSMALLYSPHSSGWQESLLGPLLSCVALCEVIDHPDVKCQVKRKGAAPRSRTVPCDDSEHVDRQRSRAKNSEGGEVPHKYFVVTNNQLLRVKYLLLYSQRRHLSRRSRSSSWLFRHHFAVMMSLYLLLLVFIGAFSSNTFVSIWNKVFR comes from the exons ATGCAGCCCCCGCTCCCACCTGAGGCggtcagagagctggtgtgCTCCTGCCTGCACAGAGACCCGGTGGCGGCGGACCTCCGCTGCAGcctctttgttgctgctgcccAGAGCTACAAGAGGGACTCTCTGCTCAGACCCTTCCCTCCTCGATACCTGAGGGCTGACATTAAGGACTTCGAGGAGCTG TTGGCAGATGTGAAGTCTCTACCCGGCGTTCGAGAGTTGGTGCGGCTCCGAGCCAGGGAAGGAGAACATCACCTGGCGCTGGCGCACTGGATTCTCTTCTCAAAGAGTTTTGCTGTGAAGACGCTACAGAAAGATGAG TTGGCAAATCTTTTTAAACTGGCGGAGAACGAGGAAACCTCTGCTCCCGTGCCAgatttcctgtttgagctgGAATACTCTGACCAGATGAACGCCAGGTTCGAGAAGACCAGGGCGGGCAGAGACGTCTTCCACGCATTCCACGGGAGCCGCTTGGAGAATTTTCACTCCATTATTCACAACGGGCTGCACTGCCACCTCAACAAG AACTCGGTGTTTGGAGAGGGGACGTACCTCACCAGTGACCTCAGCATGGCTCTCCTCTACAGCCCCCACAGCAGCGGCTGGCAGGAGAGCCTCCTCGGCCCGCTGCTCAGCTGCGTCGCCCTGTGCGAGGTCATTGATCACCCCGATGTCAAGTGCCAGGTGAAGAGGAAAGGTGCGGCGCCTCGCTCACGTACAGTGCCTTGCGACg ATTCAGAACACGTTGACCGTCAGCGCTCCAGAGCGAAGAACAGCGAAGGAGGAGAAGTTCCACACAAGTACTTTGTGGTCACCAACAATCAGCTTTTGAGGGTGAAATATCTGCTCCTTTACTCTCAGCGGAGGCACCTGTCCAG ACGTTCTCGCAGCTCCTCCTGGCTCTTCAGACACCATTTTGCCGTCATGATGAGtctgtacctgctgctgctcgtaTTCATCGGTGCCTTTAGCTCCAACACATTCGTCTCCATTTGGAACAAAGTCTTCAGGTGA
- the parp16 gene encoding protein mono-ADP-ribosyltransferase PARP16 isoform X3: MQPPLPPEAVRELVCSCLHRDPVAADLRCSLFVAAAQSYKRDSLLRPFPPRYLRADIKDFEELLADVKSLPGVRELVRLRAREGEHHLALAHWILFSKSFAVKTLQKDELANLFKLAENEETSAPVPDFLFELEYSDQMNARFEKTRAGRDVFHAFHGSRLENFHSIIHNGLHCHLNKNSVFGEGTYLTSDLSMALLYSPHSSGWQESLLGPLLSCVALCEVIDHPDVKCQIQNTLTVSAPERRTAKEEKFHTSTLWSPTISF; this comes from the exons ATGCAGCCCCCGCTCCCACCTGAGGCggtcagagagctggtgtgCTCCTGCCTGCACAGAGACCCGGTGGCGGCGGACCTCCGCTGCAGcctctttgttgctgctgcccAGAGCTACAAGAGGGACTCTCTGCTCAGACCCTTCCCTCCTCGATACCTGAGGGCTGACATTAAGGACTTCGAGGAGCTG TTGGCAGATGTGAAGTCTCTACCCGGCGTTCGAGAGTTGGTGCGGCTCCGAGCCAGGGAAGGAGAACATCACCTGGCGCTGGCGCACTGGATTCTCTTCTCAAAGAGTTTTGCTGTGAAGACGCTACAGAAAGATGAG TTGGCAAATCTTTTTAAACTGGCGGAGAACGAGGAAACCTCTGCTCCCGTGCCAgatttcctgtttgagctgGAATACTCTGACCAGATGAACGCCAGGTTCGAGAAGACCAGGGCGGGCAGAGACGTCTTCCACGCATTCCACGGGAGCCGCTTGGAGAATTTTCACTCCATTATTCACAACGGGCTGCACTGCCACCTCAACAAG AACTCGGTGTTTGGAGAGGGGACGTACCTCACCAGTGACCTCAGCATGGCTCTCCTCTACAGCCCCCACAGCAGCGGCTGGCAGGAGAGCCTCCTCGGCCCGCTGCTCAGCTGCGTCGCCCTGTGCGAGGTCATTGATCACCCCGATGTCAAGTGCCAG ATTCAGAACACGTTGACCGTCAGCGCTCCAGAGCGAAGAACAGCGAAGGAGGAGAAGTTCCACACAAGTACTTTGTGGTCACCAACAATCAGCTTTTGA
- the scamp5a gene encoding secretory carrier-associated membrane protein 5 → MAENNFPPLPRFIPLKPCFYQDFNEIPDQRRTMCKRLYYLWILNTATLAVNLIGCLAWMCGGGGATNFGMAFLWLILFTPCSYVCWFRPIYKAFKTDSSFNFMAFFFVFMAQVVISIIQTVGIPGWGVCGWLATITFFSTNVGSAVVMLIPTIMFTAVAVLSFIALTKVHNFYRGSGGSLGKAQEEWATGAWKNPHVQQAAQQAAMGAAQGAMQQNQYSAAPTYNYDEPM, encoded by the exons ATGGCAG AAAACAACTTTCCTCCCCTGCCTCGATTCATCCCTCTCAAGCCGTGTTTCTACCAGGACTTCAATGAGATCCCGGACCAGCGTCGCACCATGTGCAAGAGGCTCTATTACCTCTGGATCT TGAATACCGCCACTCTCGCCGttaatctgattggctgcctggCGTGGatgtgcggcggcggcggtgcaACCAACTTCGGCATGGCGTTCCTGTGGCTCATCCTGTTCACGCCCTGCTCCTACGTGTGCTGGTTCAGGCCCATTTACAAGGCCTTTAA GACTGATAGCTCTTTCAACTTTATGgccttcttcttcgtcttcatgGCCCAGGTGGTGATCAGCATTATCCAGACGGTTGGCATTCCTGGTTGGGGAGTGTG TGGCTGGCTGGCTACCATCACCTTCTTCAGCACCAACGTTGGCTCGGCGGTGGTCATGCTGATCCCCACCATCATGTTTACAGCCGTGGCCGTGCTCTCCTTTATCGCTCTGACAAAG GTTCACAACTTCTACCGGGGCAGCGGTGGCAGCCTGGGCAAGGCCCAAGAGGAGTGGGCCACCGGGGCCTGGAAGAATCCCCATGTGCAGCAGGCGGCCCAGCAGGCGGCCATGGGGGCGGCGCAGGGCGCCATGCAGCAGAACCAGTACTCAGCAGCTCCCACCTACAACTACGACGAGCCGATGTAG
- the myo5c gene encoding unconventional myosin-Vc: MALMELYTVSNRVWILDAEHVWKSAEILEDFHLGDSALELLLENGAVSYYPVDPSKPNLPPLRNPDILVGENDLTALSYLHEPAVLHNLKVRFVESRIIYTYCGIILVAVNPYKQLPIYGDAIIHAYSGQNMGDMDPHIFAVAEEAYKQMARNHKNQSIIVSGESGAGKTVSARYAMRYFAVVSKSGSKARVEDKVLASNPITEAIGNAKTTRNDNSSRFGKYTEISFDRRYRITGANMRTYLLEKSRVVFQADSERNYHIFYQLCSCAHLPEFKHLQLLSAEQFQYTCMGGEVTIEGVDDRKDMGDTRRTFTLLGFKEDFQSDVFKVLAAILHLGNVEIRDSGGDGSSISLADPHLALFCQLLAVKAEALVRWLCHRRIVLAAETLVKPEPKKRAVNARDALAKQMYAHLFDCIISRINRALQAPGKQHAFIGVLDIYGFETFDVNSFEQFCINYANEKLQQQFNLHVFKLEQEEYMKEDIPWTLIDFYDNQPVIHLIEAKMGILDLLDEECLFPQGTDQSWLLKLFSYLEASPLFEKPRLSNEAFVIQHFADKVEYQCKGFLEKNRDTLYEELVEIMRASEFPFLADFFQEEEQRNTVNGRGVKVRPARPGVKPSNRQLKTSVGDKFRSSLSLLMVTLNATTPHYVRCIKPNDEKLPFEYDSRRVVQQLRACGVLETIRISAQSYPSRWTYIEFYSRYSILMSQQEADLSDKKQTCKNVLQRVIQDPNQYKFGRTKIFFRAGQVAYLEKLRLDRLRRACVTIQKHVRGWSQRRKFLRLRAAAIILQEYIRGKRTIRKTVSAETLKRGWASVVIQRHWRGYRTRQIYQVVRLASITIQAFTRGWMARKRYKKMVEEQKALVLQKYARAWLVRRRFQTMRRLVLNVQLSYRVQQLRKKIEDKNRENLGLMERLTSEANARSQAVDRLQGLEAKLEKLTNEKASLEAREAKAKEHANLTITQLHEEIDSWRSEKQSLEKRFEESTSLANENFDHLKRTLTEEREYEERLRKITENNIEILKQDHEKEVETLKEEAKRLKEEIISLQRQNEEGEQLNSDLQEQISQLTKQVKTIPDLHRDLAKLQNQLSSMDQRMKQSSEQARVKISDFTRQLLHGAVEEEVLLGLNPETSEKIYEVEDVLEAFDGLQKAARILENHQREQQERHQSQVEGFRLKVEHLQNESSKLQNLFQEKSNINESIRQEVSRLGSENSVIPELKLQVTELQKQKQELEAHVQEQRRELAEKSQKITDDLQTRKKEENSQRRYFEEKLKELEELQNELQAHINELEEENDHLKQQNLMVNEAKIKLRQETSLLTAENMDLEEQLDQKSRLIKKLLSQLKSFETSQKAKPASQSAIPRDHLGMLEYRREDEARLIQNIILELKPKGVVVNMIPGLPAYILFMCIRHADYLSDEAKLKSLMNAVIGAVKQVISSFQKDVELLSFWLSNTHQLLNCLKQYSGEEEFMKQSSPRQKKNCLQNFDLSEHRQILSDLAIHIYHQFITVMEKNLAPAVVPGMLEHESLQGISSMKPSGFRKRSNSIYEDSDTYTISSIIQQLSLFHSTMSQHGMDQGLINQAVKQLFYLVGAITLNSIMLRKDMCSCRKGMQIRCNISYLEEWLKDRKLQSSNAINTLRPLCQAAWLLQVNKSTDGDAKEIVEECTELKPVQIVKILNSYTPIDDFEKRVSPSFVRKVQSMLQDRDGSAQLMFDSDYRFQVTFPFCPSTQALELLQVPSSLNLAFLTRI; encoded by the exons ATGGCTCTGATGGAACTCTACACCGTG TCAAACAGAGTATGGATCCTGGATGCGGAACATGTGTGGAAATCCGCAGAGATCCTGGAAGACTTCCATTTGGGAGACAGCGCTCTGGAGTTGCTTCTTGAAAATGGTGCT GTGAGCTACTACCCCGTGGACCCGTCCAAGCCCAACCTGCCCCCCCTTCGCAACCCGGACATCTTGGTCGGGGAGAACGACCTCACTGCTCTCAGCTACCTGCACGAACCTGCAGTTCTGCACAACTTGAAAGTGCGGTTCGTGGAATCCAGGATCATCTACACGTACTGCG GTATCATACTGGTGGCTGTAAATCCATACAAACAGCTTCCTATTTATGGAGATGCAATCATTCACGCCTACTCGGGCCAGAACATGGGTGACATGGACCCTCATATATTTGCGGTGGCAGAGGAGGCATATAAACAAATGGCCAG GAACCACAAGAACCAGTCCATCATCGTCAGTGGTGAGTCTGGAGCTGGTAAAACAGTGTCTGCTCGCTACGCCATGAGGTACTTTGCTGTGGTAAGCAAATCTGGAAGTAAAGCACGAGTTGAGGACAAAGTCCTGGCTTCCAATCCAATAACAGAG GCGATCGGGAATGCAAAGACCACCAGGAACGACAACAGCAGCCGTTTTGGGAAGTACACGGAGATCAGCTTTGACCGGAGGTACCGCATCACCGGAGCCAACATGAGGACGTATCTCTTGGAGAAATCCAGGGTGGTTTTTCAG GCGGACAGTGAGCGGAACTACCACATCTTctaccagctctgctcctgcgCTCACCTGCCGGAGTTCAAACATCTACAACTCC TGAGCGCTGAACAGTTCCAGTACACCTGCATGGGAGGCGAGGTCACGATAGAAGGTGTGGACGACAGGAAAGACATGGGGGACACGCGCAGAACCTTCACACTGCTAG GGTTTAAGGAGGACTTTCAGTCCGACGTCTTCAAAGTGTTGGCGGCCATTTTGCACTTGGGCAATGTGGAAATCCGAGATTCCGGAGGTGACGGTTCGTCCATATCC CTCGCTGACCCACACTTGGCCCTCTTCTGCCAGCTGCTGGCCGTGAAGGCGGAGGCGCTGGTGCGCTGGCTGTGCCATCGGAGGATCGTCCTTGCGGCCGAGACGTTGGTGAAGCCGGAGCCGAAGAAGAGGGCGGTCAATGCCAGAGATGCTCTGGCCAAGCAGATGTACGCCCACCTGTTTGACTGCATCATATCCAGGATAAACAGGGCGCTGCAGGCTCCCGGAAAACAACACGCCTTCATCGGAGTTCTGGACATTTACGG CTTTGAGACGTTCGACGTCAACAGTTTCGAGCAGTTTTGCATCAATTATGCAAATgagaagctccagcagcagtttaATCTG CACGTGTtcaagctggagcaggaggagtacATGAAGGAGGACATCCCATGGACGCTGATCGATTTCTACGACAATCAGCCGGTCATCCACCTGATCGAGGCGAAGATGGGGATACTCGACCTGCTCGATGAGGAGTGTTTG TTTCCTCAGGGCACCGACCAAAGCTGGCTGCTGAAGCTGTTCAGCTACCTGGAGGCCAGTCCTCTGTTCGAGAAGCCGAGGTTATCAAACGAGGCGTTTGTCATTCAGCACTTTGCAGACAAG GTGGAATACCAGTGCAAAGGCTTTCTTGAGAAGAACAGAGATACTCTCTATGAAGAACTAGTGGAGATTATGAGGGCCAGTGAG TTTCCTTTCCTGGCCGACTTTTTCCAAGAGGAGGAGCAACGGAACACTGTGAACGGCAGGGGCGTGAAAGTGAGGCCTGCCCGGCCCGGAGTGAAACCGTCCAATCGGCAGCTGAAAACCTCAGTGGGAGATAAG TTCCGCAGCTCTCTGTCCTTACTGATGGTGACGCTGAACGCCACCACCCCTCACTACGTGCGCTGCATTAAGCCCAATGATGAAAAGCTCCCATTTGA ATACGACTCGAGGAGGGTGGTGCAGCAGCTGCGGGCCTGCGGAGTCCTCGAAACTATCCGCATCAGTGCACAGAGCTACCCGTCCAG GTGGACGTACATTGAGTTTTACAGCCGCTACAGTATCCTCATGTCGCAGCAGGAGGCCGACCTCAGCGACAAGAAACAGACTTGTAAAAATGTGCTGCAGAGGGTGATTCAG GACCCCAACCAATACAAGTTTGGCCGCACAAAGATCTTTTTCCGCGCGGGTCAGGTCGCGTATCTGGAGAAGCTGCGCCTGGACCGGCTCAGGAGAGCCTGCGTGACCATCCAGAAACACGTCCGCgggtggagccagaggaggaagttCCTCCGCCTGAGGGCGGCCGCCATCATTCTGCAGGAGTACATCCGAGGGAAGAGGACAATCCG TAAAACAGTGAGCGCTGAAACACTGAAGCGGGGCTGGGCATCGGTGGTGATCCAGAGACACTGGAGAGGTTACCGCACGAGGCAGATTTACCAGGTCGTCCGCTTGGCGTCCATCACCATCCAGGCCTTCACACGGGGGTGGATGGCCCGTAAACGCTACAAGAAG atggtggaggagcagaaagCGCTGGTTCTGCAGAAGTACGCGCGGGCGTGGCTGGTACGGCGGCGATTTCAGACCATGCGTCGGCTGGTGCTCAACGTTCAGCTCTCCTACAGGGTCCAGCAGCTCAGGAAGAAGATTGAGGACAAG AACAGAGAGAACCTCGGTTTGATGGAAAGATTGACGAGCGAGGCCAACGCACGCTCTCAGGCTGTGGACCGGCTTCAGGGTCTGGAGGCCAAGCTGGAAAAATTAACCAATGAGAAAGCTTCTCTGGAGGCGCGAGAGGCCAAAGCGAAAGAACACGCAAATTTG ACAATCACACAACTGCACGAGGAAATTGATTCTTGGCGCTCGGAGAAGCAGAGTTTGGAGAAGAGGTTTGAGGAGTCGACCAGTCTGGCCAACG AGAACTTTGATCATCTAAAGAGGACTCTAACGGAAGAGAGAGAATATGAAGAAAGGCTCAGGAA GATCACAGAAAACAACATTGAGATCCTGAAGCAGGACCAcgagaaggaggtggagacaCTGAAAGAGGAGGCAAAGAGGTTGAAAGAGGAGATTATCAGCCTGCAGAGGCAGAACGAAGAGGGAGAGCAGCTGAACTCGGACCTGCAGGAACAAATCAGCCAGCTCACCAAACAGGTCAAGACCATTCCAGATCTGCACAGAGACCTGGCCAAGCTGCAGAATCAGCTCAGCTCCATGGACCAGAGGATGAAGCAATCATCGGAACAAGCCAGAG TTAAAATCAGCGATTTTACGAGGCAACTTCTTCACGGTGCCGTTGAAGAGGAGGTTCTTTTGGG GTTAAATCCAGAAACCTCTGAGAAGATCTATGAAGTTGAAGATGTGCTAGAAGCCTTTGATGGCCTCCAGAAAGCTGCCAG AATCCTGGAAAACCaccagagggagcagcaggagcgccACCAGAGCCAAGTGGAGGGCTTCAGGTTAAAAGTGGAGCATCTTCAGAACGAGAGCAGCAAGCTGCAAAACCTGTTTCAGGAGAAAAGCAACATCAACGAGAGTATTCGCCAAGAGGTGTCCAGGCTGGGCTCTGAGAATTCG GTGATACCTGAGCTAAAACTGCAGGTTacagagctgcagaaacaaaagcaggaaCTAGAGGCTCATGTACAAGAGCAGCGCAGAGAACTGGCGG AAAAATCTCAAAAGATCACAGATGATCTTCAAAccaggaagaaagaagaaaactcGCAACGCAG GTACtttgaggagaagctgaaagagctggaggagctgcagaacgAGCTTCAGGCACACATCAACgagctggaagaggagaacGATCACTTGAAGCAGCAGAACCTGATGGTGAACGAGGCCAAGATCAAGCTGAGACAGGAGACGTCACTGTTGACTGCAGAgaatatg GACTTAGAAGAGCAGCTGGACCAGAAAAGCAGATTAATCAAGAAGCTCCTGTCTCAGTTAAAGAGTTTTGAAACGTCCCAGAAAG CCAAGCCGGCGTCCCAGTCTGCCATTCCCAGGGATCATCTGGGCATGCTGGAGTACAGGAGAGAAGATGAAGCCAGGCTCATTCAGAACATCATTCTAG AGCTGAAACCCAAAGGTGTGGTGGTCAACATGATCCCCGGTCTGCCAGCGTACATCCTGTTCATGTGCATCCGCCACGCGGACTACCTGAGCGACGAAGCCAAGCTCAAGTCTCTCATGAACGCGGTCATCGGTGCGGTCAAACAGGTCATCTCG AGTTTCCAGAAAGACGTTGAGCTGCTGTCGTTCTGGCTCTCCAACACGCATCAGCTGCTCAACTGTCTGAAGCAGTACAGCGGGGAGGAG GAGTTCATGAAGCAGAGCTCTCCGCGCCAGAAGAAGAACTGCCTGCAGAACTTTGATTTGTCCGAGCACAGGCAGATCCTGAGCGACCTCGCCATCCACATCTACCACCAGTTCATCACGGTCATGGAGAAGAACCTGGCTCCTGCGGTCG TACCGGGGATGCTGGAGCACGAGAGTCTGCAGGGGATCTCGAGCATGAAGCCTTCGGGCTTCAGGAAGCGATCCAACAGCATTTACGAGGACTCCGACACCTacaccatctcctccatcattcaGCAGCTGAGCCTTTTCCACTCCACCATGAGCCAACACGGCATGGATCAGGGGCTGATCAACCAGGCTGTGAAGCAGCTCTTCTACCTGGTGGGGGCCATCACCCTCAACAGCATCATGCTGCGCAAAGACATGTGTTCCTGCAGGAAAGGGATGCAGATCAG GTGCAACATCAGTTACCTGGAGGAGTGGCTGAAGGACAGGAAGCTCCAGAGCTCCAACGCCATCAACACCCTGAGGCCGCTGTGTCAGGCcgcctggctgctgcaggtcaacaAGTCCACCGACGGAGACGCCAAGGAGATCGTTGAGGAGTGCACTGAGCTCAAGCCCGTTCAG ATCGTGAAGATCCTGAACTCCTACACGCCCATCGACGATTTCGAGAAGAGGGTGTCGCCGTCGTTCGTACGCAAAGTTCAG TCGATGCTGCAGGACCGCGACGGCTCCGCCCAGCTGATGTTTGACTCGGACTATCGTTTCCAGGTCACCTTCCCCTTCTGCCCGTCCACGCAggcgctggagctgctgcaggtccccAGCAGCCTCAACCTGGCTTTCCTGACTCGGATATGA
- the parp16 gene encoding protein mono-ADP-ribosyltransferase PARP16 isoform X2 — MQPPLPPEAVRELVCSCLHRDPVAADLRCSLFVAAAQSYKRDSLLRPFPPRYLRADIKDFEELLADVKSLPGVRELVRLRAREGEHHLALAHWILFSKSFAVKTLQKDELANLFKLAENEETSAPVPDFLFELEYSDQMNARFEKTRAGRDVFHAFHGSRLENFHSIIHNGLHCHLNKNSVFGEGTYLTSDLSMALLYSPHSSGWQESLLGPLLSCVALCEVIDHPDVKCQVKRKDSEHVDRQRSRAKNSEGGEVPHKYFVVTNNQLLRVKYLLLYSQRRHLSRRSRSSSWLFRHHFAVMMSLYLLLLVFIGAFSSNTFVSIWNKVFR; from the exons ATGCAGCCCCCGCTCCCACCTGAGGCggtcagagagctggtgtgCTCCTGCCTGCACAGAGACCCGGTGGCGGCGGACCTCCGCTGCAGcctctttgttgctgctgcccAGAGCTACAAGAGGGACTCTCTGCTCAGACCCTTCCCTCCTCGATACCTGAGGGCTGACATTAAGGACTTCGAGGAGCTG TTGGCAGATGTGAAGTCTCTACCCGGCGTTCGAGAGTTGGTGCGGCTCCGAGCCAGGGAAGGAGAACATCACCTGGCGCTGGCGCACTGGATTCTCTTCTCAAAGAGTTTTGCTGTGAAGACGCTACAGAAAGATGAG TTGGCAAATCTTTTTAAACTGGCGGAGAACGAGGAAACCTCTGCTCCCGTGCCAgatttcctgtttgagctgGAATACTCTGACCAGATGAACGCCAGGTTCGAGAAGACCAGGGCGGGCAGAGACGTCTTCCACGCATTCCACGGGAGCCGCTTGGAGAATTTTCACTCCATTATTCACAACGGGCTGCACTGCCACCTCAACAAG AACTCGGTGTTTGGAGAGGGGACGTACCTCACCAGTGACCTCAGCATGGCTCTCCTCTACAGCCCCCACAGCAGCGGCTGGCAGGAGAGCCTCCTCGGCCCGCTGCTCAGCTGCGTCGCCCTGTGCGAGGTCATTGATCACCCCGATGTCAAGTGCCAGGTGAAGAGGAAAG ATTCAGAACACGTTGACCGTCAGCGCTCCAGAGCGAAGAACAGCGAAGGAGGAGAAGTTCCACACAAGTACTTTGTGGTCACCAACAATCAGCTTTTGAGGGTGAAATATCTGCTCCTTTACTCTCAGCGGAGGCACCTGTCCAG ACGTTCTCGCAGCTCCTCCTGGCTCTTCAGACACCATTTTGCCGTCATGATGAGtctgtacctgctgctgctcgtaTTCATCGGTGCCTTTAGCTCCAACACATTCGTCTCCATTTGGAACAAAGTCTTCAGGTGA